A region of the Thermoleophilaceae bacterium genome:
GCAGTGCGGCAGCCTCCGCTGGCCCGTCCGAGCCCGACGTGTATTGCGGGATCGCCGAGGTGGTGTCCTCATGCCAGGCGGTGAGAATCGGGTCGATGATCCCCCACAGCGCCTCGATCTCGTCGTCGCGCGTGAACAGGGTCGCGTCGCCCCGCATCGCATCGAGGATCAGCCGCTCATATGCCTCAGGGGATTCTGAGAGGAATGCCGTGCCGTAGCGAAAATCCATGTTCACCGGACGGATCCGCATGCGAGGGCCGGGGATCTTCGCCCCGAGGGAGACCGACAGCCCCTCGTCGGGCTGCACCGTCAGGATGATCTGGTTCTGCTGCGCGCCGACCGAGCCTGTGTTCCGGAACGCCAGGTGCGGCACCGGCTTGAGCGTTACGGCGATCTCCGTCAGCTTGCGCGACAGGTTCTTTCCGGTCCGCAAGTAGAACGGGACGCCGGACCAGCGCCAGTTGGAGATGTTCAGCCGCAGCGCGGCGTAGGTCTCGGTGCGCGAGTCCGGCGCGACTCCCTCCTCCTCCACGTAGCTTGGGACCGCGGCCCCGCCGACGACACCCGCACGGTACTGAGCCCGAAGCGCCATCTCGTGCACCTCGTCGACGGTCGGCGGGGCGATCGCCTCGAGCACCTTCAACTTCTCGTCGCGAAGCCGGTTGGCGTCAAACGAGGTCGGCGGTTCCATCGTCAACAGCGCCAACAGCTCCAGCATGTGATTCTGAACCAGATCGCGCAGCGCACCGGCTCCCTCGTAGTAGCCGGCGCGGGCCCCGATCCCGATGTCCTCGGCAACCGTGATCTGCACGTGGTCGATGAAGTTGCGATTCCAGACGGGCTCGAACAGCGCATTCGCGAAGCGCAGGGCCATCAGGTTCTGGACCGTCTCCTTGCCCAGGTAGTGATCAATCCGGAACACCTGCGACTCGTCGAACACCCCGAGCACCTGCGCGTTCAGGTTTCGTGCCGAAGCCAGGTCGTAGCCGAAGGGCTTCTCGATCACGATCCGGGTCTGCGCCCGCTCGCCGCGCTCAAGCCCTGCAGCGCCGAGCTTGCCCGAGATCAAGGGGAAGAACTGCGGTGCTGTCGACAGGTAGAAGACCCGGGTGAGCTCGCGCCCGGCCCGCTCGTCGAATTCGGCCAGCGTGCGCGCGAGGCTGCTGTACACCCCGTCGTCGTCGAACGCGCCCGGGACGTAACGCACATCCGCGAGCAGCGAATCGAGCACATCCGGAACCGGCGGACGGCGTGAGAACCGCTGGATTGACTCGCGCGCAATGCGTCGGAAATCCTCGTGCGGGTGATCCGGCCGCGCTACCCCGATCAGCTCAAAACGCTCGGGGAGCGCCCCCTCATGAGCGAGGTTGTACAGCGCCGGCAGCAGCTTGCGATGGCCCAGATCTCCCGTCGCGCCGAAGATCACCAGCACGGTGGGGTGGACGGGCAGACGCTCCAGACCCTCAACCAGAGGGTTCTCGACCCGCGAACTGAGCTCCATGGACCGCAGCAAAGCGCACGGTCGGCGTCGCTCAACCGGTCCTGAAGGTCGATCGATCGGCGGCGCCGATCGCCGGACCGCGACGCCGCAAGCAACTCATCGCCGATCCGGATCACCCGATTTGCGATTGCGGTCGCTGGTGTGGGATCCCAGCGCACACTCCGCTGCATGCCAGCGCTCCGGGACCGGAAAGCACTCGCCACTGTCGCCCGTCTGGCGTCCAGCGCGGCGCTGGGCGGCTTTCTCTTCGGTTACGACAGCTCGGTGATCAACGGAGCGGTCAGCGCAATCGGCAACCATTACGGCGTCGGCGCCACCGGCCTCGGGTTTACCGTGTCTTCGGCGCTGCTCGGTGCCGCCGTGGGTGCAATCGTGGCGGGCCGCGTGGCGGATCGCTTCGGTCGGTTGGCCGCGATGCGGTTGGCTGCAGCGCTGTTTCTGATCAGCGCGCTGGGGACCGGGCTGGTCGACTCCCTGGCGTGGCTGATCGTGTTTCGCGTAGTTGGCGGGGTCGGTGTGGGGATGGCGTCGGTCGTCGCACCGGCCTACATCGCGGAGATTGCCCCAGCGCGCGCCCGGGGCCGACTCGGCTCAGTGCAACAGCTGGCGATCGTGTTGGGGATCTTCGTGGCGCTGCTGGCCGACTATGCGTTTGCGACGGCGGCGGGCGGTTCCGAGAAGCCATTCTGGTTGGGCCTCGCGGCGTGGCGGTGGATGTTCTTGGCAATGACCGCACCGGCGCTGATCTACGGTGCGTTGACGCTGACGATCCCCGAGTCGCCGCGCTACCTGGTGTCCCGGGCGCGTCTGCCGGAAGCGAGGCGGGTGCTCCGCCGCGTGCTGGGCGACGTCGACGTGGATGCAAAGGTGGGTCAGATCCGCGAGACGCTGAACGTCGAACGCCGCCCGCGGCTGGCCGACGTGCGCGGCCCGGCGCTGGGGCTGTTGCCGATCGTGTGGGTCGGGATCGGCCTCTCGGTCTTCCAGCAGTTCGTTGGGATCAACGTGATCTTCTACTACTCGAGCGTCTTGTGGCAGGCGGTGGGATTCAGCGAGAGCAACTCGCTGGCCATCACGGTGATCACGAGCGCGGTCAACATCGTGACCACGCTCGTTGCGATCGCGCTGATCGACAAAGTGGGCCGCAAGCCGCTCCTGCTGGTCGGATCGGCCGGAATGACCATCACGCTCGGCGTGATGGCGGCGATCTTCGGCACCGCGGCGACGGGCGCCAACGGCCAGCCTGTCCTACACGGCGCCGCGGGACCGGTCGCGCTCGTGGCCGCCAATGCCTTCGTGTTCTTCTTCGGGATGTCGTGGGGTCCCGTCGTGTGGGTGATGCTCGGCGAGAAGTTCCCCAACCAGATCCGCGCCTCCGCGCTCGCGGTGGCCGCGTCCGCCCAGTGGATCGCCAACTGGGCAATCTCGACCAGCTTTCCCTCGCTCAAGGATGCCGGGCTCGGATTGGCCTACGGCATCTACGCCGCTTTCGCGCTGCTGTCTTTTGTCTTCGTGCGCTGGGCTATCACCGAGACCAAGGGCCACGAACTCGAGGACATGCCCGAGGACGTAAGAGCACGCCTTCCGATGCGGGTGCGGCGCCCTCGGCGAGAGGTCCTGGCCGAAGAACCAGGCCGACCCTGAAGTCGCACTGATCAACACCCGTCCATCCCCGTCACAAGGACCAGAACATGACCGCCGCTCTCACCACTTCCGATCTCGCAACCCTGGCGCAGCTGGCCCAGCAGTTGCGCGTCGATTCGATCCGGGCGAGCACGAGCGCAGGCTCCGGTCATCCCACCTCGAGCATGTCGGCAGCCGACGTCCTCGCCGTGCTCGTCGCTCGCCACCTGCGCTACGACTGGGATCGGCCAGACGCCGATGGAAACGACCATCTGATCCTCTCCAAGGGGCACGCCTCACCGTTGCTGTACTCCCTCTACAAGGCCGTCGGGGTCGTGTCCGACGAGGAGTTGATGACCCGCTACCGCCGCTTCGGCTCTCGCCTGCAGGGCCATCCGACTCCCGTGCTGCCCTGGGTCGACGTTGCCACGGGGTCGCTCGGCCAGGGCCTACCCGACGGGGTGGGCATCGCGCTGGCCGGGAAATATCTCGATCGGGTGCCGTTTCGCGTGTGGGTGCTGTGCGGCGACAGCGAGCTGGCAGAGGGCTCGATCTGGGAGGCGCTGGACAAAGCCGGCCACTACGAGCTGTCGAATCTCGTCGCAATCGTTGATGTCAACCGGCTCGGGCAGCGCGGGCCGACCGAGCTGGGCTGGGATCTCGATGGCTACGCCCGCCGCGCTGAGGCGTTCGGGGCGCACGTGCTGGAAGTCGACGGGCACGATTTGAGCGCTGTGGACGATGCCCTGGCGGAGGCGGCTCGCGCGGATGACCGGCCGACGGTGGTTCTCGCCCGGACGATCAAAGGCCGCGGCTTCTCGGAAGTCGAAGATCACGAGGGCTGGCACGGCAAGCCGTTTCCCGAGGACATGGCGGCGCGAGCAATCGCCGAGCTGGGCGGGGAGAGCAACCTGCTGATGCGCGGACCTCTGCCCGCTCCCCAGTCGGTGAACGGCACCGCCCCGGTGGCGGAGACGGACCCCGGCGCCTCGCCGCCGAGCTACAGGCGAGGCGAGAGAGTGGCCACCCGCCAAGCCTACGGCGAAGCCCTGGAGGCGCTCGGCAGTCGCCGTCCGCGGGTGGTCGCGCTGGATGGCGAGGTGAGCAACTCCACCCGCGCCGACCTGTTCGCGAAGGCTCATCCGGACCGTTACTTCGAGATGTTCATCGCCGAGCAGCAACTCGTGGCGTCGGCCGTAGGGCTGAGCGTCCGCCGCTACATCGCGTTCGCCTCGACCTTCGCGGCGTTCCTCACGCGCGCGTACGACTTCATCCGCATGGCGTCGGTCTCCCAGGCGGACGTGCGCCTGGTCGGGTCCCACGCGGGCGTCGAGATCGGCGCCGACGGGCCCTCGCAGATGGCGCTCGAGGACCTGGCAATGATGCGCGCGGTGCAGGGATCCACGGTCTTCTACCCGAGCGACGCC
Encoded here:
- the zwf gene encoding glucose-6-phosphate dehydrogenase — protein: MELSSRVENPLVEGLERLPVHPTVLVIFGATGDLGHRKLLPALYNLAHEGALPERFELIGVARPDHPHEDFRRIARESIQRFSRRPPVPDVLDSLLADVRYVPGAFDDDGVYSSLARTLAEFDERAGRELTRVFYLSTAPQFFPLISGKLGAAGLERGERAQTRIVIEKPFGYDLASARNLNAQVLGVFDESQVFRIDHYLGKETVQNLMALRFANALFEPVWNRNFIDHVQITVAEDIGIGARAGYYEGAGALRDLVQNHMLELLALLTMEPPTSFDANRLRDEKLKVLEAIAPPTVDEVHEMALRAQYRAGVVGGAAVPSYVEEEGVAPDSRTETYAALRLNISNWRWSGVPFYLRTGKNLSRKLTEIAVTLKPVPHLAFRNTGSVGAQQNQIILTVQPDEGLSVSLGAKIPGPRMRIRPVNMDFRYGTAFLSESPEAYERLILDAMRGDATLFTRDDEIEALWGIIDPILTAWHEDTTSAIPQYTSGSDGPAEAAALLDNGRRWRRL
- a CDS encoding sugar porter family MFS transporter, translating into MGSQRTLRCMPALRDRKALATVARLASSAALGGFLFGYDSSVINGAVSAIGNHYGVGATGLGFTVSSALLGAAVGAIVAGRVADRFGRLAAMRLAAALFLISALGTGLVDSLAWLIVFRVVGGVGVGMASVVAPAYIAEIAPARARGRLGSVQQLAIVLGIFVALLADYAFATAAGGSEKPFWLGLAAWRWMFLAMTAPALIYGALTLTIPESPRYLVSRARLPEARRVLRRVLGDVDVDAKVGQIRETLNVERRPRLADVRGPALGLLPIVWVGIGLSVFQQFVGINVIFYYSSVLWQAVGFSESNSLAITVITSAVNIVTTLVAIALIDKVGRKPLLLVGSAGMTITLGVMAAIFGTAATGANGQPVLHGAAGPVALVAANAFVFFFGMSWGPVVWVMLGEKFPNQIRASALAVAASAQWIANWAISTSFPSLKDAGLGLAYGIYAAFALLSFVFVRWAITETKGHELEDMPEDVRARLPMRVRRPRREVLAEEPGRP
- a CDS encoding transketolase, coding for MTAALTTSDLATLAQLAQQLRVDSIRASTSAGSGHPTSSMSAADVLAVLVARHLRYDWDRPDADGNDHLILSKGHASPLLYSLYKAVGVVSDEELMTRYRRFGSRLQGHPTPVLPWVDVATGSLGQGLPDGVGIALAGKYLDRVPFRVWVLCGDSELAEGSIWEALDKAGHYELSNLVAIVDVNRLGQRGPTELGWDLDGYARRAEAFGAHVLEVDGHDLSAVDDALAEAARADDRPTVVLARTIKGRGFSEVEDHEGWHGKPFPEDMAARAIAELGGESNLLMRGPLPAPQSVNGTAPVAETDPGASPPSYRRGERVATRQAYGEALEALGSRRPRVVALDGEVSNSTRADLFAKAHPDRYFEMFIAEQQLVASAVGLSVRRYIAFASTFAAFLTRAYDFIRMASVSQADVRLVGSHAGVEIGADGPSQMALEDLAMMRAVQGSTVFYPSDAVSTAALVDVMADTDGISYLRTTRGAYPVLYDAGESFPPGGSKVLRSDPSDAVTLIGAGVTLHECLLAADQLALDGIRARVIDLYSIKPIDSETLIAAADATEGRIVVAEDHHPEGGLGSAVASALLAAGVQGLRLAHLSVSELPGSGTTGELLEAAGIDAEHIASAAAALVEEGKQPSPDGEWITR